In the genome of Arachis stenosperma cultivar V10309 chromosome 6, arast.V10309.gnm1.PFL2, whole genome shotgun sequence, the window CTATAAAATTGGAATTAGAGTTTGAATTCTTAGTTTTTTACTGTAAAATTTGATCataatactaaaatttttgtgAAATTGTTGTTATTTACtggatttatttttctttttaaaatttttttcttatttattttctcaattcttCTAAATCCCGCAGATATCTACGGATATCCTAATATCCGGCGGGGACGAGGTCCCCATTACCCGTCACAGAGATGAGATAGAAACAGGAAGAATTTCTGGAGACGGGGACAGGTGACCCCTATGGAGACCTATTGTCATCTCTATCTCCATCTATTTGATATATCTTCTCTCTACAACCTACTTGTATTATTATCTTTCCAAATGATATATTGAACTTTGTGTTTCGAagttttagaatttttatatatatgtcttttttttgaaatagattaatttatattcttctaatatttttatgaatttaagatttaattaATAGATAGTATAAAATTTTTACATAATTGTTCAATCACATCTATTCttttgaataattatatatttatcgatcaataaaaaaatagttatttttagtGATATAATACTACgtaattaaatacatatataaaattattttatattaataatgtatcaaaattaaattttgtttttatatttctATCCGGCCAGCAATAATTTTCAAACGAGTAAATCACTAAAATTATTTCTCAAATTTAGTCCCACAAACAAAAATACCcaaaaaattaacaacaaaaatacattcaaaaaataaaaaatatgacaAAAAATGTCTTGATGTGAAATCAATTTGTCTCTTTATTTACTTCATGTTGAACTACCCTTatcatattttaaaatcttatataggatatttttgttatttctaaatttttatccGCAACTAATTTGTTAGGAAACATTTTTACCAGTTTTCAAACATTACTAAGCCAAAAATCTCAAgcatgaatattatattatatctGTAATTCAACATTTCATTCAAGAAATTTATTTTCCACAATGCAAGAAGTGATTATTAGCAGTTTAAACAGGTCTCTGATCTATCGAAATTATTTGAAAACATGCAAGTGAATTAATGACATCATATGGTACTCTATAAGAAGattaaggtagcgtttgttttgaaATATTGAGATAGAGATTGGGAGACTGAGACTCAGTATTATGTTTGTTGGTTCaaaaattgatattaaaatttctgtctctaacctcaaatttcagtatttcagtatcTCAAAAAAGTAAAGATACAAGGGAccaaaatttttagaataacattttatacctaaaatactttcatttcaattaattaattccaattttattttttgtacaaattaaattagaatttcattcttgtttcaatttctgtctcaCACTTTGCACCAAATagaatactaaaatttatttcaatctctatctcttaatctctgtctctcagtctcaaTTTTTCCATCTCTGTCTCTCTACCAAACGCTACTTAATAATTGTTTTGAAGCCTCCGCCACTATATAGGGTCATATacagtaaaaataattaagctTGATAATAGAAGCTTTTGTGGCATTTGGTCATTAGAAATTAATTACATTGTCTGCCATTAATTTCTAGTTTTGCCTTTGTTTTGTTATTTCCCTTCAATTGAAATGACAGCACCACTGAGTATACATATAAATCAAGAGTgtgtgtatataaaaaattaaaattgaaccCATTTAACTGCCAACAGTTAGTGGTGATGGGAGAGAGAAACCTGAAACAGAACTCATTATGATTGAGCTTTAGGATGCGCTATAATTCTATATTGTCCACACAAAAATACAATTGGAGGGGACATTAAGCAGTAAAAGTGGAAGTgaatagaaaaaaagaagaattagAAACTATACATATATAACATCTAGTAAAATCAACAAAAAtcatatttacatatatataatcaatttattttaacaGTTCTACATGATaattatacaaaaataatactaaGGAGCTAATTTTTTCAGtcaatataaataatttttttaaattattatatttatttcaaattttaaatttcaaatcatAAACTCTTAAccctaaattttaaattataaacctaaatcctaaattcttaaaaaaataaaaaaaattaaaattaaataaaaaactagtTAATATTgactaactaaaaattaattttctgtGTTTTTGTTATACAAAGTAATATATATCTCCAAAATTATTAAACCGTTCAATTAAGAATGAAGACACCAAAAGCAAAAAACTTCAAGAATGTACATATAATAAAATGGATATCATATCCCAAAAGTGATAAGTATATATATGATCATCAAATTAAAGGCCCCTATTCATAGAATCTGCAAGTGTATAATGTTTGACATACATATGTAGATCATGATTatcacataataataataataataatggcaTGGGATATGGATTTTGGTGacaaattaaatgaaaagtaaaaaaaaaaaaaaaaacagttgGAAGTAAGAGACGAAAATTAAGGTGAAAACTCAAGTGCTGTCGactttatgtgaagttgataattaagAACTATTAAATGCAAATTTagtcaaataaataaaattatctaaCAACTCTTAATTATCAACTTCATATAAAGTCGACTGCAGCTGAGTTTCCATCcgaaattaaatatataaatagataTGATGGTGTATGTGGATGTACATTGAGTTAGAGTGATGAGAAGGGGAAGCAACTTTTTCAGTAGTCTCCACTACTTACTATATAGTAGCATCAGTAAGTGTGTCTTACTACTACCAGTAGCAGTACCGCACTGTTGCTGCTTTAAAAGACGATGATGCatcatcatatattttttttttatatcaaaatgaAGATCCCAGATCCTCTTTACACTTTTGCTTCTGAAACAAAACACACTTAACATAACAATGGACCATACCACATTGCAGCTAGCACCTTCCACCAAAATTACAAAAggcaaaataataataatacaaaccctaattatatattatatcattCACCACATTAAATTAAACCATTGTCTTCACAAATTTCAGATTCAGCTTTAAGCATCAAGGTTCATTCAGTTtcccctatatatatatatatatagaccgAGGGGAGAAAGATGAAGAtcaagaaagagagagagagagagagtagaattgagaattttatttatttatttggtttATTGATGATGAGTTGTTCTTGCACCTGGAGGTGGTGGCATGTGATGATGAAGAGGTAGTACTACTCCGACTCCGACTCCGACTCCGACGCCGATATtggattgttgttgttgtggttgttgttgtgGCGGTGGACGCTTGCGTTTCTTCTTCTCATAGCTGATACCTCTTGCTTTGGACTGCAGATCACGAACCTCGCGGAGGTAGAGCCTCACGGCGCGTGCTCCGAACGGATTCGCCTCAGGCTTCCCTCCGTTCTCTTCGAAAGCCGCACGGAGCCGGCCGATGAGGGCGTCCAGGCTCCCCCAGGCTTGCCTCAGAGGGCACGGACATGGCGCCGGCGGGTTCGGGTGCCCGTAGAATGGACAGATCGGCGTGTGCACCTTCGTCTTCCCAAATTGGTCCAGGTACCTTCCCACAAAAACATTAAAGAAAACAAGTAAATTAAAATATCTTAAAagagatataatcatttatctgcttctctttctttctGTCAATCTAAGTTTTTGAAACAAGTAATATCACAGTAGATATGAAATTAACTCGCAATCTCTTGCGAGTTTGTAAGTTTAGGTCTGAAAATTATCATAAACTCTCGAGTTTATTTGATTAACATATTCTCTAGTGTATTACAAATCATAGCTTAGAAGGAAATTAAAACATGAGAGAGAGATGCATGGtgagttaattattattatgagtTTTGTGTTGCATACCGGAGAAATTCAAGAACATGTGCACCGCTGCACCTAGAGAGGGACAAAGGAGGACGGTGATTCTTCAGGTACTGTCCGAAAGTGTTCCAGTCACGCCGCTTCTGGTTCTCGTAGCGGCTGCTGCTCGTCGTTGAACCCGCCGGAGATGACGATGAGCTACCACTTGTTCCAGCCAcggtgttgttgttgttgttgttggtggtggtggtggtggtgaaggTGTTTCCAGCAGAGTGACATGTGTCCATAAATTCTTGAATTGA includes:
- the LOC130935731 gene encoding protein LIGHT-DEPENDENT SHORT HYPOCOTYLS 4-like; translation: MDSIQEFMDTCHSAGNTFTTTTTTNNNNNNTVAGTSGSSSSSPAGSTTSSSRYENQKRRDWNTFGQYLKNHRPPLSLSRCSGAHVLEFLRYLDQFGKTKVHTPICPFYGHPNPPAPCPCPLRQAWGSLDALIGRLRAAFEENGGKPEANPFGARAVRLYLREVRDLQSKARGISYEKKKRKRPPPQQQPQQQQSNIGVGVGVGVGVVLPLHHHMPPPPGARTTHHQ